The DNA sequence TTAATGTAGGTGGTGCTGAATTCATACTTTAGCCTGTCAACTTACCCTGCTCCAGCCAGTGGCTATAAATTTGATAGTTTTCATTTTTTCTCTAGAAATTAGATGTTCTGCTTCTGAAATCAGTGACAATGTCCCTGCTGTTAAATTTAATAATCAATTAACTGATCATTCTTGAGCTACTTTCGAAACCCGATGCATTGCCTGACTGACCAGCCAAAATTATTGTCCAGTACCAGATTGACTGGATAATTGGAAGCTTGTGCCGTTCTTTGTAGAATCCATACTTCGCATTCCATCCCTTGTTGTAATATTTGGTGATCCAAAGTTTCCAATACCTCTGCTTTTGTTGTCTTCAGTCACTAAATTCATTTGAATATTACCTTGCGTAAGCTGGGAGTTACGTTCAGTTAGTGGCTTAGGTTCCGATACGCATCCAACAAGCATTATGCCAACATAAACTCAACAAAAGAAATTGATTTTCCCATAAGACATCACCTCCATTTCGATCGTTAAAGTTATTGTTGCAATTTGACTATGAATAACTATATATTCAAGAAGGAAAGTATAGGCATTTTATCATAAAAACTATGTTTAACATAATAATTAATAAAAAATATTCTGATATATGTATACAAATATGTCAATTTAAAATCTTTTACCCTTTCCTCAGAAAAACCATAACAATCATATTACTTGCACCCCTTGATGCATTAAGATAAATATATACAGTCAAAAGATGTATAGTGTAAATACCCATTGAATACTAGAGACCAATATTAGTTAATTATCTATAATTCCAAATTAATTTCTCAACAAGGCAAAGAGCAAAAGTATGGCAACAAAACAAGATATGATCCATGTCTATGGCGCAAAGAATAACCTCAAAATATTGATATCTCTATTCAAGAATGAACTAGTAGTCATTACCGGCATCTCTGGTTCCGGGCAAATCAACATTGGCATTCTCTACCCTCTACGCGGAAGGGCAACGTCGTTATATTGAGTCACTTTCAAGCTATGCGGCAGTTTTTAGGACGTGTAGGTAAGCCTGATGTTGACAAGATAGAGGGACTCACACCTGCCATTGCCATTGACCAAAAGACCACCTCTAAAATCACGTTCAACAGTAGGAACAATCATAAGAAATCTATATTTATTTACGCCTACTCTTTGCAAGAGTGAGGAAACAATACTGCCATCAGTGTAAAAACCTATCTCTTCCATGAGTGCGACAGATATTATTGAAGAGGTGCTACGTTTGTTTCCTGAAGGGCAAAATTGGTTATTATGGCACCATTGGTTAAAGAAAAAAGGCACCTTTGCTGATAATGCTAGAATCACTGCGTCACAAAGTATGTACGTGCAATGATCAATGGAGTGATGGTGCGTTTAGACGATGAAATCGAGCTAAGTAAAACCAAAACATACCATCAAAGTGGTTTATTGATCGTGTTGTGGTCAAAGAGGAGAGCCGAGACCGGAATTGGGCAGGATGTGAAAGGCACTTGAGAGCTGCAGGGAGATGGGTGGAGTACTGAACCACGAAGTGTTAGGGCTTGATCGCAAGGACTATCACTACTCCGAACATTTGGCATGTGTTTTGACTGTAAAGCTCAGTTTTGAGCCGTTGGAGCCTGTGAGCTTCTCTTTTAGCTTCACCCAGGTGCCTGTCCTGCCTGTGACGGGTTGGGGGATCCGCTATGCCATAGACCTTAAAAGGTAATAGACCAAGAACTAAGCACTATCGACAAAGGTGCTGTAAAAATTATGTATGGCTTCAACAAGTTACTACACCCAAGAGTTTCTTAATGCATTCTGTGAGCAGAATGGCAGTGACACATCAGTTATTATGGTGAACGAGCATCAGCAAAAGGCGATACTCTATGGTACCAGCGGAGCTCTATGGTGGACTTTGCATGGAACGTCATAGCTCAAACGTGAATGGCCAGGAGATTGGTGAAGTTTGCTACGACATGTTCAAAGATGAAAGGATATGGTGGTATGTATTTGAAAGGTATGTGATAAGTGTGATGGATATCGCTTGCATCCACGCTCTTTGGCAGTTAAGATAGAGGTACAGTATTGCTGATATTATTGATATGCCTATTGAGGAGGGGCTATGCCTATTTTGCTGATGGAAAAAACTTTTTACACTTGAGGCGAACAGCAAAACAGATTGCTGAGTCCATGCTAAAGGAGATTAAGGGCGTCTCTACTTTCTGTATGATGTTGGTCTTGGATACATTACACTTAGCCGTGATGCACGGCTCTGCTATCTCAGGGTGGGCACAACGTATCCGTATTGCTTCACAGATTGGTTCGGGGCTAACAGGGGTGATGTATGTGCTTGATGAACCAAGCATTGGGCTACATGAGCGTGATACAATGAAGCTTATACGAACCCTCAACTCACTCAAAGAAAAAGGCAACTCTGTTATTGTCGTTGAGCATGACAAAGAGACCATTATGGCAGCAGATTATATTGTCGATATTGGTCCTGGGGCAGGGGCATTTGGTGGTGAAGTGGTATTTGCTGGCACTCAAAAGAAACTACTCAAAGCCAAGACACTGACTGCACAGTATCTTAATGGTAAGAAGGAGATAAGCTATGCCCATGACCGTCCTCAGGAGACGTGGATAGAGATTAAAAATGTGACACTTAACAATATTGAGTGTCTTAATGTGCGTATCCCACTCCATAACTTTGTTTGCATTACAGGGGTAAGCGGTTCAGGAAAATCATCATTGATTCTTCAGACCCTGCTACCAGTGGCACGTGAACTGCTTAACCATGCCAAGAAGGTCAATAAGGTTGATGGCGTAGAGATTAATGGATTAGAACAACTTGATAAGGTAATCTACCTCGATCAAAGCCCCATTGGACGTACTCCGCGCTCCAATCCTGCAACCTATACAGGCATTATGGATGAGATTCGTAAACTCTTTTCCCAAACCAAAGAGGCAGAGTTGCGTGGCTACAAAATAGGGCGTTTCTCCTTCAATGTCAAGGGTGGGCGTTGTGAAAAGTGTCAAGGAGATGGGCAGATTAAGATTGAGATGCACTTTTTGCCTGATGTGCTTGTAGAGTGCGATACGTGTCATGGCACACGCTACAATGCCCAAACACTTGAAGTACGCTATAAGGGCAAGTCAATCTCTGATGTACTCTCCATGAGTGTGGCAGAAGCATTAGGGTTTTTTAAAGCCATTCCTGCCATTGCTTCCAAGCTCTCTACGTTAGCAGCAGTGGGACTTGACTATATTACACTTGGACAAAACGCAACAACGCTCTCAGGGGGTGAGGCGCAACGTATCAAACTAAGCAAGGAACTTAGTCGAAAAGATACAGGTCGTACACTCTATGTGCTTGATGAGCCAACTACAGGACTGCATTTTTCTGATGTAGATAGGCTAACAGGGGTATTGCACCACCTTGTCCATCTTGGTAATTCGGTGATGGTTATTGAGCATAACCTCGATATGGTAAAGAATGCAGATTATATTATAGATATGGGACCTGAAGGGGGGAACAAAGGTGGATTGATTATTGCAGAAGGGTCTCCTGAAAAACTTGCAGCCGAACATAAGACAACAGGTTCATATACGGGTGAATATCTTGCAAAAGAGTTAGCCTAGCCTCAAAGGTCACAAGCTACTTGACGATGATGGAACGATAAAGCAAAGGTCTAACAGACTATTGGCTAAAATAGTAAAAAAGAGGGTATTTTTATTGAAAACAATCACCATTATTGACACATTCGGATTCTTTTTTCGTGCCTACTATGCACTTCCTCCATTACGTAACTCTGAAGGGTTCCCTACAGGGCTATTAACAGGTTTCATCAATCTTGTCGATTCGTTACATCGTAATCATGCAACAGACTATCTGGTC is a window from the Sulfurovum sp. genome containing:
- the uvrA gene encoding excinuclease ABC subunit UvrA, translating into MLILLICLLRRGYAYFADGKNFLHLRRTAKQIAESMLKEIKGVSTFCMMLVLDTLHLAVMHGSAISGWAQRIRIASQIGSGLTGVMYVLDEPSIGLHERDTMKLIRTLNSLKEKGNSVIVVEHDKETIMAADYIVDIGPGAGAFGGEVVFAGTQKKLLKAKTLTAQYLNGKKEISYAHDRPQETWIEIKNVTLNNIECLNVRIPLHNFVCITGVSGSGKSSLILQTLLPVARELLNHAKKVNKVDGVEINGLEQLDKVIYLDQSPIGRTPRSNPATYTGIMDEIRKLFSQTKEAELRGYKIGRFSFNVKGGRCEKCQGDGQIKIEMHFLPDVLVECDTCHGTRYNAQTLEVRYKGKSISDVLSMSVAEALGFFKAIPAIASKLSTLAAVGLDYITLGQNATTLSGGEAQRIKLSKELSRKDTGRTLYVLDEPTTGLHFSDVDRLTGVLHHLVHLGNSVMVIEHNLDMVKNADYIIDMGPEGGNKGGLIIAEGSPEKLAAEHKTTGSYTGEYLAKELA